The following DNA comes from Lemur catta isolate mLemCat1 chromosome 8, mLemCat1.pri, whole genome shotgun sequence.
AcagctggggttggggggaagatGAAAAGAGCCTATTCTGTAGCTGAAAGGGAATATGAAAGGTAGAAGTGACTTCAAGGTAATGAGggtcccctcccacctctgccaaaGACTTCTGGGCTAGGCACCTGGAGCTGTTTCCTCTCCCACCCTCAACAAAGCCAGCAAGCTTTGTCCCCAGCCTCCTGGACACATAGACCATTATCCTATACTCCTTTGGCTTGGCACCTTTTAGCTCAGAAAGGAGAAGCAATCTGTGCCCACGAGTCTCCTCACTTCGGCCCCTTGTTGTTTCAGTGAGACGTGTATATTGTTTATCTGGGTATCCCAGGGATGGGGGGGGGAAGAAGAGAGTGAGCAAGGTGAAGCTCCAGGGGCCAATATGGAGCAGAATCTACCCAGGGCTGCCTTGTGACAGCAGTAGAGAGAGCAGGCTGGCTGTAGCCAACTGGTCCCCATTCTCCAAAGCTGCTTGGGGCCTCCCCAGGTGCTTTTGAGATCTCTGGTCAGAGTGACTTCTTGCTTTCTGTGCTCAGGCAGCTCAGAGGAAGCGAGGGGCAAGGGTTAGGAAATGGGGTGGTATAAGGATCATGAGTGAGGTCAGGAATTAACCAGGGGGAAAAGAGACGAGGTGGGGGAGGCAAAGAAAATTCTTCGGGGTCCCCTACTTGGCCTGAGACATACTGAAGCCTACTGTGGTGCCCAAGATGACTTCTgtgttctttccttctgctaaccCAAGGAGGGCCCTGAGGGGAAGGTGAGTTCCTCTCTCAGTTTGTTCTTAACTTGCACTGGGAGATTTTTGACTTAGGCCCCATTTCTCCAGCCAGCCACCGATTTCTTTGTAATATCAAAGTGCCTCAAGCTGGAATGGGGAAGGGGGGACGAGGGTCAGTCTGTCGGGTGGGGGTGGAAACCGAATCAGCCCAAGGACATACTTGGGATTTCTCTATTAAGTACTTGATGCTAAATGTATTACGCAAAGGGACGCAACTAGAAATGTAATAAAGTTTTATGTGTAGATGTTAAAACCCTGTAAGGCTCTGGTTTTCTTCACTTGACAGCTCATTCTGGGAGCATCTCTCTGGCTGTGTCCGAAGCATCCACTTCCTACTTCTGCATTCTGGCTTGGTCTTTCTCACCTTTTCCAGGGTAAATAAATACTTCGCAGCACATCCTGGGGGTGGATGCAATAGGCTGGTGACAGGGGAGCTCAACCGTGCAACACTGGATCTGGAAGGGACCTCTCAGCCAGAGTGCTGACCCCTTCTGTGCCATGGACCCTTTCCAGAAGCTCACCAGAACTATTAACTCTCTTCCCCACTAAGCTGTATGTACACataccattttgcagatgggggaggggatggactGCAGGTTCAGGTTCAGAACTCCATCTTAGAAATCACTAGTCCAATCTCTTACaagcgaggaaactgaggcccagagatgttgAGTCATTTGGACTTAGCCAAGAGTAGTGCTTTTTGGCCTCCACACCCTGAATGCCTTCTTTGATTCTCTTTATTTGTTTCAAGGCTGAGCAgagccccaccctccctgccagcATCTCTGAGGGCTGGGTCCCCAGGGCCTGAGCCTAGGCTTGTTGCACTTAAGTCTCTGTGGTTGCCCCACCATCCAGCCGGGAACACTGAGCTCTTCTGTGAGAGGGAGCACACATGAGTAACCAGCCCCACCCTCTACCCCTCCCGTCCCAAGGGACTCACAAACCCAGACCTGGATCCTTTTCACTCCAACACTCAATCACTTTATTTGCCTTTGGCTGGCTCCTTGGtgtgggaggggcgggggctggcagcagcctgggctTCGCGCGCCCTCTGGTGGACCTCAGAGGTAAGGGCTAGAATCAAGGCCAAACCTGAGGACTTCACAGTCAATATGATTGATACAGTCTAGCCGAGGGTTGCAGCACTCCTCAGGCCTGCACCCCGGGCCCAGCTTCAGGGGACCGGGCATGTTGGAAGGAGGCCCTGAACCTCTGGCTCTCATACTCGCCCGTGTTGGACGCCCGCATGTTCTGCCGAGCCTTCATCTGCTTCAAACGGTCCTTGTCCACTTCCCGCTTggtgaggatgaagaggaggataCCACAGGGGAAGCCGATGGCCCTACGGGTGGGGAGATGTGCACGGGGTTTGGGGAGGggcccagcctgagccagagGCGCTGGGGAGAATCATTCCAGCTTTTATCAACTGTATGAATTTTGCAACATCTCTTGTGTCTAATTCGTCCTCCGTGCTGGCTGCTAGAGGGACCCACACAAATCAGATCCTAATGCTGCCCTGCTTAAAACCCCGTAACAACTCTCCATCACTTTCTGGCCAAGTTTAAACTCCTAGGCATGGCACAAAAGGCCCACTGTGGTTGGGTCTCTGCCTACCTCTCTTCACTCCTTTTCCCTAGAGCCCCACACTCCTCAGCTCTCCTGAGCTTCTGGAAAGGGTCCTAGAGCCCTGTACTCCTGCCATAGCACCTGTGTGTGATTCTCCAGGCCACCCAGCCTCTTTCCCTGGGTCTTGGCAAAGGCCCCATCTGCCTAATTGCCCCATATCCCCTCTCAGACTCCCCTTCTTAATCTGAGTAACTGCGACTTAGAAGGCAGCTTGGTATGGGGGAAAGAGCACACAGTCACAAGACCTAGTGAAAATctagctctgagcctcagttctctcctctgtaaaatggggatgtaaTATTAatcttagaaaactaaaacattaCATGGTAAAGCACTGGCACACCCCAGGtgctgaaaaaaatgttaatttcatcctCCTTTCCCTTTAATTTTGATCAATAATAGGTATTAGGGTCAGAGTTGCATCCAAATAACAGTGTAATACCTTCTAGGCCCTGTACATAACTAATATAATCTCACATGACCTCAATTAACTAATTACTGAAACTTGGGTCTCACCCCAAGCTCTCAAAAGGGAGGATGAGGCCAGGGACCCAAGTGTGAATCAGATCAGCTCAGCTTACTTCACAGAAAACCCACTCTCTCCCCACTTCCACATATTTCCCCACCTCCCTTGCCCTACTCCTCTGAGATTCAGATCCTTGAACCCAGCAACTCTGTTCCCACACACAACTTTGGATTCAACTCACCGTGACCTGAAACTTGGAGAAGTTTCTGAGTCCTGCCCTCCCCTGGATGTCAATTCCCATTAGTGGGCAACTTAAACTCACTTAAAACTCACCAGGCTAGTCCCACCGCTTTCATGGGGTTCTTGCCTCTCTTTCTGGGAATGTATTCCAGCTCAGGGGATAGGGGCTCAGGTTCCTCCTTGCACTCTGGGGAGCTGTGGCTTTGCAGTGCCCGGGTCCGGTTGTGGGAAGCCCTGTTAGCCGTAGCTCCTGAGAGAATCCCTGTGGATGGAGGTAAGGAAGGTCAGTAAGAGGggatgaggagaaagaaaaaggagaggagggaTAAGGGCTGGGAGGAGTGGTTGAGATCTGAGGAAGGGGAGCCACTGCAGTCTGAAGTAACAGTGCCAGGGAGAATCcaaagagaaatgggaaaatcGCCATCGAGGTGGCACTTTTGGAAGCCACTTCCACGTCACTGCAGGCTCATCACCCTGGTGCGAGGAAGGCGAGATTCGCTGTTCTTCATCTCAGACGACAGGATGGGAAGGACTGCAGTGGGACTCACATGAGACGTATGAAAGAGATCCGGGAAAACGTTTTCAAACTACAGAATGTTAGCACTGCAAGGGAGCTTAAAGATAGTCTACTCCATCCCCTcgttttatagaagaggaaactgaagccctgaGAGACGAACTACTTCTCCCAAGGTCAAACTGCTAATTTTCCGGGGCTAGAACCCAAGCCTCCAGAAGCCCGGGGCTCTTTCCTCTGCACTGCGGTGAGTGTAAAACACCTGGAGCGCGGGAGTCTAAAAGGCTTCCTTGGGTCTCCCTCTTGCAGCAAGACCCCAGAAGTGTCGTGTAGCCCGAAGGCAGGGGGATGGACTGGGTGATCTCTAGAGAGCATCTTTTCACCCCTAGATTCTTTAGGATCCTGCAGAGAAGTATGGGCAGGAATAGACAGCCCTGACCTCCTGCATCGCTGGGTGAGATGTGAAAGAAAAGGGATCTCCTGTAGTCCTGCCCTCCCCGGGGTCCCTCTCCTTACCCCGGAGGACGCGGGCATTTCTCGCCCCCCGGCCCTTCAGCGCCGTAGCAGCTACCACCGCCGCCATGTTCAGATCCCACCCCCCTACGCCGCGCTCCCCGCCGGGAATTGTAGTTTGCGTAAGGGGCCTCCCCCGCTCCTTCCGTCCTGCCTACAGGCCAGAAACTACAACTCCCAGAAACCCGCGGGACGGACCCGAGAGAACTACTCTTCCCAGGAGACCCCGGAGGCGCGCACGCTCGCTTGTTTCCCTCCTGTTGTGGGCGGAGTCAGGTGGGGCGGAGTTTGGGTTCTCTCCGCCACGCCCCGACCCGGTCTTCCAACTCTGCCCTGTGATTGGTGGCTCAGCCAGCCAACCCCTATCGCTAGTGGCCGAAGGGCCGTCGCTCTTC
Coding sequences within:
- the LOC123643501 gene encoding probable hydrolase PNKD, with amino-acid sequence MAAVVAATALKGRGARNARVLRGILSGATANRASHNRTRALQSHSSPECKEEPEPLSPELEYIPRKRGKNPMKAVGLAWAIGFPCGILLFILTKREVDKDRLKQMKARQNMRASNTGEYESQRFRASFQHARSPEAGPGVQA